The proteins below come from a single Juglans regia cultivar Chandler chromosome 12, Walnut 2.0, whole genome shotgun sequence genomic window:
- the LOC109010370 gene encoding protein DEFECTIVE IN MERISTEM SILENCING 3-like, which yields MHQPATGQENLESLDKRFKRHEDNLAFLKSRIKHLDESIHGLKGSLGRYHSENVAETVSDSSLHTEVETKILQQENSAAGILCWLKANRLSRALDLALTKDVLGVVASLARVDDENLSRLLSEYLGLDAMLAIVCKTYGGVKALENYDGEGSVNSKTGLHGLGSSIGRRINGRFLVICLEDIRSYAGGFVEDDQQRKLALPKPKLPNGQCPSGFLDYAVNMINLEGRNLSYLTASGYGLRETLFYGLFSRLQIYRTRSEMLLALSCITDGALSLDGGMIKKSGVFALGSRKDIEVKFPIASVRSNAPANYIQTEDMIRMLEWERSKIAEDMEREEQLYNTMSSVIIFPQKVEPM from the exons ATGCATCAGCCAGCTACCGGCCAG GAAAATTTAGAGAGCTTGGACAAAAGATTCAAGAGGCATGAAGATAATCTTGCATTTCTTAAGAGTCGGATAAAGCACTTAGATGAATCTATACACGGTTTAAAAG GGAGTCTTGGAAGGTATCATTCAGAAAATGTGGCTGAGACAGTAAGTGATAGTTCTTTGCACACTGAGGTGGAAACAAAGATATTACAGCAAGAAAACTCTGCAGCTGGCATACTTTGCTGGTTGAAAGCTAATCGTTTAAGCCGGGCATTGGATTTGGCATTAACCAAGGATGTTCTGGGTGTTGTAGCTAGTCTTGCGAGAGTGGATGACGAGAACCTTAGCAG ACTTCTCTCAGAGTACTTGGGATTGGATGCCATGCTTGCGATAGTTTGCAAGACATATGGAGGAGTAAAGGCTTTGGAGAATTATGATGGGGAAGGCTCAGTAAATAGCAAAACTGGTCTACATGGGCTTGGATCATCTATCGGAAGGAGGATAAATGGCAGATTCCTTGTCATATGTCTTGAAGATATAAG ATCATATGCTGGTGGGTTTGTAGAGGATGACCAACAAAGGAAACTTGCTCTTCCAAAACCAAAATTACCAAACGGGCAGTGCCCATCTGGATTTCTTGATTATGCAGTAAACATGATCAATTTGGAAGGGagaaatttatcttatctcactgCCAGTGGATATGGTTTACGAGAGACATTATTCTATGGACTCTTTTCTCGTCTGCAAATATACAGAACCCGAAGTGAGATGCTACTTGCTCTCTCATGCATAACTGATGGAGCACTATCTTTAGATGGTGGGATGATCAAGAAATCTGGTGTATTTGCCCTTGGTAGCAG GAAAGATATAGAGGTAAAGTTTCCTATAGCCTCTGTGAGATCTAATGCACCTGCGAACTACATCCAAACTGAAGATATGATCAGGATGCTAGAATGGGAAAGATCTAAAATTGCTGAGGACATGGAAAGAGAAGAACAATTGTACAATACAATGTCCTCTGTTATAATTTTCCCGCAGAAAGTTGAGCCAATGTGA